From the genome of Drosophila melanogaster chromosome 2L, one region includes:
- the PAPLA1 gene encoding phosphatidic acid phospholipase A1, isoform B, with amino-acid sequence MASASSEKGQVATPPVAIPYSPVVAHWFYKRSVDTKFIWTPFSHYDSALLETSLNLDDSTLIIPVEGGRYDVNIKERTKTPVYWEGKAIEVRRCSWFYKGVDSKYVPYTEDTAALLEAEYKRSAETGEWHQKIMLANGEQVVFHGPTVIVHFLPQQNADTWGASTQGSMRPRVVKRDLDDFTIEQGESQRVDHLLFMVHGIGSACDLKMRSVEEVVDDFRVIAQQLVQSHYKNSTDMGLVGRVEVLPISWHGHLHSEELGIDEKLKSITLESIPRLRNFTNDTLLDVLFYTSPKYCQKIMNTVADALNDVYLKYRMRHPEFNGGVSLAGHSLGSLILFDLLCHQEPLKESEEENKENPDQLPQKQSSQKVQLPTSDPLPKQVSYAMGPEGTGQPVITYTQLIFHPKKFFALGSPIGMFVTIRGIDKLGLDFHLPTCPGFYNIFHPFDPVAYRIEALVNPDMNGIRPVLIPHHKGRKRMHLELKETMTRVGADIKQRFMDTFKTTLDSVNFLTTVTKVKKEAEESLEKETSQTSSQAFQKQTEDQDESSVASSSCKLRNRTDSNSTTASDPEFIELDFPLGKLNDSKRVDYVLQEAPLEFINEYIFALSSHVCYWGSEDTILFVMKEIYASLGISTDSQVPQSSMTIERPVSHESSVSHSLLPM; translated from the exons ATGGCAAGTGCCAGCAGCGAAAAGGGCCAGGTGGCGACGCCTCCCGTGGCTATA CCTTACTCACCAGTGGTGGCCCATTGGTTCTACAAGCGCAGCGTGGACACAAAGTTCATCTGGACACCATTCAGCCACTATGATTCGGCCTTGTTAGAAACCAGCCTAAATCTTG ACGATTCCACATTGATTATTCCCGTTGAGGGTGGCCGCTACGATGTAAACATCAAGGAACGTACCAAGACTCCCGTTTACTGGGAGGGAAAGGCCATCGAAGTGCGACGCTGCTCCTGGTTCTACAAGGGAGTTGACTCCAAGTATGTTCCATACACCGAGGATACGGCTGCACTACTTGAAGCGGAATACAAGCGATCTGCGGAGACTGGTGAATGGCATCAGAAGATTATGCTGGCCAATGGCGAACAGGTGGTCTTCCACGGACCTACAGTCATCGTTCACTTCCTGCCGCAACAGAATGCAGACACTTGGGGAGCCAGCACACAGGGTTCCATGCGTCCGAGAGTTGTCAAGAGGGATCTGGATGATTTCACCATCGAGCAAGGCGAATCGCAGCGAGTCGATCACCTGCTTTTCATGGTCCATGGCATTGGCTCAGCCTGCGATTTGAAAATGCGTTCCGTGGAGGAAGTGG TGGATGACTTCCGGGTTATTGCCCAGCAACTAGTTCAGTCGCACTACAAAAACTCAACAGATATGGGCCTGGTGGGTCGCGTTGAAGTTTTGCCCATCTCGTGGCACGGACACCTGCACTCCGAGGAGTTAGGCATCGACGAAAAGCTGAAATCCATCACTTTGGAGTCTATTCCTCGCTTGCGAAACTTCACCAATGACACGCTGCTCGACGTGCTGTTCTACACCAGTCCGAAATACTGTCAAAAGATCATGAACACGGTGGCAGATGCGCTTAACGATGTCTACCTGAAGTACCGAATGCGGCACCCTGAATTCAATGGGGGAGTTTCGCTGGCAGGTCACAGTCTCGGCTCCCTAATCCTATTCGATTTATTGTGCCATCAGGAACCGCTCAAGGAAAGCGAGGAAGAGAATAAA GAGAATCCCGACCAACTTCCCCAAAAGCAATCGAGTCAAAAGGTACAGCTTCCAACCAGCGATCCTTTGCCGAAACAAGTCAGCTATGCGATGGGTCCGGAGGGCACGGGACAGCCCGTGATTACATATACACAGCTGATATTCCACCCCAAAAAATTCTTTGCTCTGGGCTCACCCATCGGAATGTTTGTAACCATCAGGGGGATTGATAAGCTTGGTCTCGACTTTCACCTGCCCACGTGTCCGGGTTTCTACAACATATTCCATCCCTTCGATCCGGTAGCCTATCGGATCGAGGCGCTTGTCAATCCGGACATGAACGGCATTCGACCGGTGTTAATTCCCCATCACAAGGGACGAAAACGAATGCACCTGGAGCTGAAGGAGACGATGACACGTGTGGGTGCGGACATCAAGCAGCGATTTATGGACACATTCAAGACCACGCTGGACAGCGTAAACTTTTTGACCACGGTAACGAAGGTTAAGAAGGAAGCGGAGGAGTCGCTGGAGAAGGAGACAAGCCAGACTTCATCGCAAGCTTTTCAAAAGCAAACCGAGGATCAGGACGAGAGTTCAGTTGCCAGTTCATCTTGCAAACTACGAAATCGCACCGATTCCAATTCGACGACGGCTTCTGACCCTGAGTTTATAGAACTTGATTTCCCACTGGGTAAGCTGAACGACTCAAAACGTGTGGACTACGTGCTTCAGGAAGCTCCACTAGAATTCATCAACGAATATATTTTCGCCCTGAGCAGCCATGTGTGCTACTG GGGCTCCGAAGATACGATCCTTTTCGTGATGAAGGAGATTTATGCCAGCCTGGGAATCAGCACAGACAGCCAGGTGCCGCAGTCCTCAATGACCATCGAGCGACCCGTTTCGCATGAGAGCAGTGTTAGCCACTCGCTGTTGCCGATGTGA
- the PAPLA1 gene encoding phosphatidic acid phospholipase A1, isoform D: protein MSERSKGDVSARVNNNANQTRVVKNPLLSASVTGLSFDDFPNKPQLLPAAPPVVHATPPAAPVLIAGILNREPKSLVTVGQPSSIDDSEALDEINLNTSSEDSVGAGGSSPYLGAGDQNANPLLEPPTEAGNDSLLSQAASSFTALPAVASNVFSTFSKRIYAGSRETSEEPKLDIQPSYIQQASYVQPVAPVPAPFYAAPPAAANEVVAPEPPKFYAPTEVPPPNVGVPAPPPTSGNPNTYRFTARKKLYAPIPGLSEQSGQPAQQPQVPQAPQAAPSFQTPPYPPQLTYAANPAPFDISAQPAAIPAEERKSGGGLFSLTSLVPTGVLQNITGIVQSATGRSSEPEHTNVQQAGGYLDITTASAPAPSTNLFGGPNSTFPPGGNYFVPGAPPSLPSTGVVGPPSVGNFFAPAAPLPVAQTAAPPAVGAFFTSAAPSVTPSVFTPGTVPPLAPQPFQSATVNQSALPPNNPPTASAVGELFVPAPTTIAQGTSPAVPFVDTQAVPTIPLTVPPGNPPPTSTLGGFFTTGEVAPVVAPFGTQASPATQSAGFFNPGEVRPNVPLAEPVPTIPITSSGVPPIGLFPPAPAQPGVQTASNPNPLPGAAAPPPAAGQASYRLQKGTRLYKSPLTPQETATSSGFAAPLPPTSVTPAIFNPFGAPAPGSFNSVGHLEGQSSQGVPFFTPPVQNPPGQVAAPTVAVPQSAPIAPPPGTSSTSVAPPLTASIANPPPTSGFASVPLFAAPTISSTPIPFFNPQPTGAEVTTGLSQQENEATASTTLEGLVQGPAPTLSASQFFDTPLPTGTQPENQVASVSSERENLVQEPISNQGIPFFAPPQTNIFTPQLQQEFIAPAEDSKRSEIQEEFLSAPPQESNLSTELREDTHTGPPVIEPVLEETPASSSESSVPPASKVDQEDIVYPEPSAPVEQEIPLFVPVPGLPGLSQDIPLYPPPPTGSTTASSIFAAPPVASSAPLFVPVPGPPSVSSLFSPSQVDSTSSLFAPPPTSANTTILTPAPDTTSTLFANNIPTTTPSIPDIVPTTSAELVDAPPGFQGSSDDTATNLFQGNTETQTVFSPFAQTKATPLVQETKPELVPPPIGFFAPKSESEVLSQPPLAPSPLQSFFSTAPETATTTDFNFFGSPAPGSVFPDLPVQQGIAPPPLALESPPQNSVSNIATSAIGFDLLNQTQQASSLVENSNQNSSVNSFDGYFGGPSASAAQTFANETTNALVAPAINCDPVNFFDQVPQTQSQIQQANEDQRIQNFFNNPPLQDQPAVPGELKYDIVHSGVAVKQLQERSQTPVSNLVEPPSSACSEFSTLAPAPTQTDRQSGDDLLQQHLGELPEDILRELRMASASSEKGQVATPPVAIPYSPVVAHWFYKRSVDTKFIWTPFSHYDSALLETSLNLDDSTLIIPVEGGRYDVNIKERTKTPVYWEGKAIEVRRCSWFYKGVDSKYVPYTEDTAALLEAEYKRSAETGEWHQKIMLANGEQVVFHGPTVIVHFLPQQNADTWGASTQGSMRPRVVKRDLDDFTIEQGESQRVDHLLFMVHGIGSACDLKMRSVEEVVDDFRVIAQQLVQSHYKNSTDMGLVGRVEVLPISWHGHLHSEELGIDEKLKSITLESIPRLRNFTNDTLLDVLFYTSPKYCQKIMNTVADALNDVYLKYRMRHPEFNGGVSLAGHSLGSLILFDLLCHQEPLKESEEENKNPDQLPQKQSSQKVQLPTSDPLPKQVSYAMGPEGTGQPVITYTQLIFHPKKFFALGSPIGMFVTIRGIDKLGLDFHLPTCPGFYNIFHPFDPVAYRIEALVNPDMNGIRPVLIPHHKGRKRMHLELKETMTRVGADIKQRFMDTFKTTLDSVNFLTTVTKVKKEAEESLEKETSQTSSQAFQKQTEDQDESSVASSSCKLRNRTDSNSTTASDPEFIELDFPLGKLNDSKRVDYVLQEAPLEFINEYIFALSSHVCYWGSEDTILFVMKEIYASLGISTDSQVPQSSMTIERPVSHESSVSHSLLPM, encoded by the exons ATGTCGGAAAGATCGAAAGGTGACGTGTCCGCTCGCGTAAACAACAACGCAAACCAGACGCGTGTCGTTAAAAATCCGCTTCTGAGCGCCTCCGTGACCGGCCTGAGTTTCGACGACTTCCCCAACAAGCCGCAGCTCCTGCCAGCCGCCCCGCCCGTGGTCCATGCCACGCCTCCAGCGGCGCCCGTCCTCATCGCTGGCATCTTGAATCGCG AACCGAAATCATTGGTCACCGTTGGTCAGCCATCGAGCATTGACGATAGCGAGGCGCTCGACGAGATTAACTTGAATACCAGCAGCGAGGATTCCGTTGGCGCAGGTGGATCGAGTCCATATCTAGGAGCAGGCGATCAAAACGCCAATCCTCTGTTGGAACCACCAACGGAAGCTGGAAACGATTCGTTGCTGAGCCAGGCGGCCTCCTCCTTTACTGCCCTGCCTGCGGTGGCATCCAATGTGTTTTCCACCTTCTCGAAGCGGATCTACGCCGGCAGCAGGGAGACCTCGGAGGAGCCCAAACTAGACATACAGCCCTCTTACATTCAGCAGGCCAGCTACGTTCAGCCAGTAGCTCCAGTGCCAGCTCCCTTTTATGCAGCACCGCCAGCGGCCGCAAACGAAGTGGTCGCCCCCGAACCACCCAAGTTCTACGCACCTACTGAGGTTCCGCCACCGAATGTAGGAGTCCCTGCACCACCGCCTACATCGGGAAATCCAAACACATACAGATTCACCGCCAGGAAGAAGCTATACGCTCCCATTCCTGGATTATCCGAGCAGTCCGGACAACCTGCACAACAGCCACAGGTTCCTCAGGCTCCCCAAGCGGCTCCATCATTCCAGACGCCACCATATCCACCACAGCTAACGTACGCAGCAAACCCTGCTCCCTTTGACATATCAGCGCAGCCAGCTGCAATTCCCGCAGAGGAACGCAAATCTGGTGGAGGACTCTTCTCTTTGACCAGTCTCGTGCCCACAGGAGTGCTTCAAAATATCACAGGAATTGTTCAATCAGCCACTGGGCGAAGCAGTGAACCAGAACACACTAACGTCCAGCAAGCAGGAGGCTACCTAGACATTAcaacagcatcagcaccaGCTCCATCGACCAACTTATTTGGTGGACCGAATTCAACCTTTCCGCCGGGAGGAAATTATTTCGTACCGGGAGCACCTCCATCATTACCCTCAACAGGGGTAGTAGGCCCCCCTTCGGTCGGAAACTTCTTCGCGCCGGCTGCTCCATTGCCAGTAGCACAAACAGCTGCTCCACCAGCTGTCGGAGCCTTCTTCACATCTGCTGCCCCAAGTGTTACGCCTTCAGTTTTTACTCCAGGAACAGTTCCACCTCTTGCACCGCAGCCTTTTCAGTCAGCAACTGTAAACCAATCTGCATTGCCACCAAACAATCCGCCGACCGCATCTGCAGTAGGAGAACTCTTTGTTCCAGCACCAACGACAATCGCCCAAGGAACTTCACCTGCAGTTCCATTTGTTGACACACAAGCTGTTCCAACAATACCTTTAACAGTTCCACCAGGCAATCCTCCTCCAACATCGACACTTGGAGGATTCTTTACCACAGGTGAAGTTGCACCTGTTGTTGCGCCATTTGGAACACAAGCGTCACCAGCAACACAATCTGCAGGATTCTTTAATCCAGGAGAAGTTCGTCCTAATGTCCCGTTAGCCGAACCTGTTCCAACTATACCGATTACATCATCAGGTGTTCCACCTATAGGATTATTTCCTCCAGCACCGGCACAGCCTGGTGTCCAAACTGCTTCAAATCCGAATCCCTTGCCAGGAGCAGCTGCACCGCCACCAGCCGCTGGGCAAGCTTCATATCGTCTCCAGAAGGGAACTCGTCTTTACAAGAGTCCATTGACGCCCCAGGAAACCGCAACATCTTCGGGATTCGCCGCTCCTCTGCCCCCCACATCTGTAACTCCAGCAATTTTTAATCCATTCGGAGCACCGGCACCAGGATCTTTCAATTCAGTAGGCCATCTAGAGGGTCAATCCAGCCAAGGAGTTCCTTTCTTTACGCCGCCAGTGCAGAATCCACCAGGACAAGTAGCGGCTCCAACTGTTGCTGTTCCGCAATCAGCACCTATTGCCCCTCCACCAGGGACATCAAGCACAAGTGTTGCTCCTCCGCTAACAGCATCTATAGCCAATCCTCCTCCAACATCTGGCTTTGCAAGTGTACCCCTCTTCGCTGCACCAACAATATCCTCAACGCCTATTCCTTTCTTCAATCCTCAACCAACAGGAGCAGAAGTAACAACTGGTTTGAGCCAACAGGAAAACGAAGCTACAGCATCGACAACTTTGGAAGGTCTAGTGCAAGGACCTGCTCCAACACTCTCTGCAAGTCAATTCTTTGATACGCCCTTGCCAACAGGAACCCAACCGGAGAATCAAGTAGCAAGTGTTTCCTCGGAAAGAGAAAATCTTGTACAGGAGCCAATATCGAACCAAGGAATTCCATTCTTTGCGCCGCCGCAAACGAATATTTTTACACCACAGCTTCAGCAAGAGTTCATAGCACCAGCAGAGGATTCCAAGCGATCCGAGATTCAAGAAGAATTCTTATCAGCACCACCACAAGAATCTAATCTATCAACCGAACTTAGAGAAGATACACACACTGGTCCACCCGTAATCGAACCCGTTTTGGAAGAAACCCCAGCAAGTAGCTCGGAATCGAGTGTTCCGCCCGCAAGTAAGGTAGATCAAGAAGATATAGTCTACCCAGAACCATCTGCGCCGGTGGAACAAGAGATTCCATTATTCGTTCCAGTGCCAGGTTTGCCGGGACTAAGTCAGGACATACCACTAtatccaccaccaccaactgGTTCCACCACTGCCAGCTCGATTTTTGCTGCGCCACCAGTGGCTTCAAGTGCTCCACTTTTTGTTCCTGTTCCTGGTCCTCCGTCGGTTTCATCGTTATTTTCCCCCTCTCAAGTGGATTCTACTTCTTCGTTATTTGCTCCGCCACCAACATCTGCAAATACAACAATACTAACACCGGCTCCGGATACGACTTCTACGTTGTTTGCCAACAACataccaacaacaacaccatcCATACCAGATATAGTTCCAACTACATCGGCTGAGCTGGTTGACGCACCTCCTGGTTTCCAGGGATCATCAGACGACACCGCAACCAATCTATTTCAGGGAAACACCGAAACCCAAACAGTTTTTAGTCCATTTGCACAAACTAAGGCTACACCTTTGGTTCAGGAAACAAAACCCGAATTGGTTCCACCTCCAATTGGATTCTTTGCGCCGAAAAGCGAGTCGGAAGTTCTTAGCCAGCCACCACTTGCTCCCTCGCCACTGCAAAGCTTCTTCAGCACAGCAccagaaacagcaacaaccaccGACTTCAATTTCTTCGGAAGCCCAGCACCCGGCAGCGTGTTTCCTGATTTGCCAGTGCAGCAGGGAATCGCACCGCCACCATTGGCACTTGAGTCACCGCCACAGAATAGTGTGTCCAATATAGCCACATCTGCTATAGGATTCGATTTGTTAAACCAGACTCAGCAAGCTTCAAGTTTAGTCGAAAACTCAAATCAAAATTCAAGTGTCAACTCTTTCGACGGCTATTTTGGTGGTCCTAGTGCATCTGCGGCACAAACATTCGCAAACGAGACAACTAATGCACTTGTTGCTCCAGCTATAAACTGCGATCCCGTCAATTTCTTCGATCAGGTTCCTCAAACCCAGTCGCAAATCCAGCAAGCAAACGAGGATCAGCGCATTCAGAACTTCTTCAACAATCCACCGTTGCAGGATCAACCCGCTGTACCAGGTGAACTCAAATACGACATTGTCCACAGCGGAGTGGCTGTTAAGCAGCTGCAAGAGCGCTCACAGACGCCCGTTTCAAATCTTGTCGAGCCACCTTCGTCTGCCTGTTCGGAATTCTCGACCCTTGCTCCAGCACCAACACAAACCGATCGCCAATCGGGCGACGATCTACTCCAACAGCATCTGGGCGAATTGCCCGAGGATATCCTCAGAGAGCTTAGAATGGCAAGTGCCAGCAGCGAAAAGGGCCAGGTGGCGACGCCTCCCGTGGCTATA CCTTACTCACCAGTGGTGGCCCATTGGTTCTACAAGCGCAGCGTGGACACAAAGTTCATCTGGACACCATTCAGCCACTATGATTCGGCCTTGTTAGAAACCAGCCTAAATCTTG ACGATTCCACATTGATTATTCCCGTTGAGGGTGGCCGCTACGATGTAAACATCAAGGAACGTACCAAGACTCCCGTTTACTGGGAGGGAAAGGCCATCGAAGTGCGACGCTGCTCCTGGTTCTACAAGGGAGTTGACTCCAAGTATGTTCCATACACCGAGGATACGGCTGCACTACTTGAAGCGGAATACAAGCGATCTGCGGAGACTGGTGAATGGCATCAGAAGATTATGCTGGCCAATGGCGAACAGGTGGTCTTCCACGGACCTACAGTCATCGTTCACTTCCTGCCGCAACAGAATGCAGACACTTGGGGAGCCAGCACACAGGGTTCCATGCGTCCGAGAGTTGTCAAGAGGGATCTGGATGATTTCACCATCGAGCAAGGCGAATCGCAGCGAGTCGATCACCTGCTTTTCATGGTCCATGGCATTGGCTCAGCCTGCGATTTGAAAATGCGTTCCGTGGAGGAAGTGG TGGATGACTTCCGGGTTATTGCCCAGCAACTAGTTCAGTCGCACTACAAAAACTCAACAGATATGGGCCTGGTGGGTCGCGTTGAAGTTTTGCCCATCTCGTGGCACGGACACCTGCACTCCGAGGAGTTAGGCATCGACGAAAAGCTGAAATCCATCACTTTGGAGTCTATTCCTCGCTTGCGAAACTTCACCAATGACACGCTGCTCGACGTGCTGTTCTACACCAGTCCGAAATACTGTCAAAAGATCATGAACACGGTGGCAGATGCGCTTAACGATGTCTACCTGAAGTACCGAATGCGGCACCCTGAATTCAATGGGGGAGTTTCGCTGGCAGGTCACAGTCTCGGCTCCCTAATCCTATTCGATTTATTGTGCCATCAGGAACCGCTCAAGGAAAGCGAGGAAGAGAATAAA AATCCCGACCAACTTCCCCAAAAGCAATCGAGTCAAAAGGTACAGCTTCCAACCAGCGATCCTTTGCCGAAACAAGTCAGCTATGCGATGGGTCCGGAGGGCACGGGACAGCCCGTGATTACATATACACAGCTGATATTCCACCCCAAAAAATTCTTTGCTCTGGGCTCACCCATCGGAATGTTTGTAACCATCAGGGGGATTGATAAGCTTGGTCTCGACTTTCACCTGCCCACGTGTCCGGGTTTCTACAACATATTCCATCCCTTCGATCCGGTAGCCTATCGGATCGAGGCGCTTGTCAATCCGGACATGAACGGCATTCGACCGGTGTTAATTCCCCATCACAAGGGACGAAAACGAATGCACCTGGAGCTGAAGGAGACGATGACACGTGTGGGTGCGGACATCAAGCAGCGATTTATGGACACATTCAAGACCACGCTGGACAGCGTAAACTTTTTGACCACGGTAACGAAGGTTAAGAAGGAAGCGGAGGAGTCGCTGGAGAAGGAGACAAGCCAGACTTCATCGCAAGCTTTTCAAAAGCAAACCGAGGATCAGGACGAGAGTTCAGTTGCCAGTTCATCTTGCAAACTACGAAATCGCACCGATTCCAATTCGACGACGGCTTCTGACCCTGAGTTTATAGAACTTGATTTCCCACTGGGTAAGCTGAACGACTCAAAACGTGTGGACTACGTGCTTCAGGAAGCTCCACTAGAATTCATCAACGAATATATTTTCGCCCTGAGCAGCCATGTGTGCTACTG GGGCTCCGAAGATACGATCCTTTTCGTGATGAAGGAGATTTATGCCAGCCTGGGAATCAGCACAGACAGCCAGGTGCCGCAGTCCTCAATGACCATCGAGCGACCCGTTTCGCATGAGAGCAGTGTTAGCCACTCGCTGTTGCCGATGTGA